The following proteins are co-located in the Acidicapsa acidisoli genome:
- a CDS encoding DNRLRE domain-containing protein: MSQRGWGLPIAAAVWAIFAVGAAHATEAVVTGDAYVNSAHPSTNYGSLSNLYVSNSGTALIQFDLSSLPAGTTASQIGKATLTLYVNRINTPGQVVVQPLTGAWSEALVNYSKMPPLGSSSSTFNPVSAEQFVVVDVTTLVQDWVTTPASNFGLALTSGNGDIVFDSKENDETSHSAHLDITVISQGPIGPQGPQGIQGATGATGATGAQGLQGSQGVPGPIGPTGPQGPIGLTGATGATGPVGPIGPTGSQGPIGLTGATGATGPAGPIGPMGITGPVGATGATGPQGAPVSFKNAWISSTIYAIGDAVSENGSSYIALFTNQGIDPAIDVSSSGGTWAVLALKGATGAPGATGSAGPTGATGPTGATGPQGPQGLMGAQGNPGPAGPAGAGLTVKDANGNALGTLMQAPGYGGSLTIYNSGYAITVNVDGTFPPSQIWWSNGSSCSGTAYLNDGNSGGGGLPTFYRTVVWSTADDSLLVTNGTVTKDIIMSVGAGTTDHSIENSGNALGSSECDIHENYGGTTFYANAYGGWTLSAFDPQTALGWPAFSTCTVVLQAGYNGQTQAYGSASTKTVSCLAGPLQLP; this comes from the coding sequence ATGAGCCAACGTGGCTGGGGTTTGCCGATTGCAGCGGCAGTGTGGGCGATTTTTGCAGTGGGCGCGGCGCACGCCACTGAAGCTGTTGTTACGGGAGATGCGTATGTCAACAGCGCTCATCCGTCCACGAACTACGGTAGTTTGTCGAACCTGTATGTCAGCAACAGCGGTACAGCGCTGATCCAGTTTGACCTGTCGTCTTTGCCTGCCGGTACGACTGCCAGCCAGATTGGTAAGGCAACCCTGACCCTGTATGTGAATCGGATCAATACCCCAGGCCAGGTCGTCGTTCAGCCGCTCACCGGCGCATGGAGCGAAGCTCTCGTGAACTACTCTAAAATGCCGCCTCTGGGTTCGAGTTCGTCCACTTTCAATCCGGTGTCGGCGGAGCAGTTTGTGGTGGTCGATGTCACGACGCTCGTACAGGATTGGGTGACCACCCCTGCGTCAAACTTCGGCCTCGCGCTGACTTCCGGAAATGGGGACATCGTTTTCGACTCCAAAGAAAATGACGAGACCAGCCACTCGGCTCATTTGGATATCACTGTTATTTCGCAGGGGCCAATTGGCCCACAGGGTCCGCAGGGAATTCAGGGCGCTACTGGAGCAACCGGTGCGACAGGAGCCCAGGGCCTGCAAGGATCGCAAGGTGTTCCCGGGCCAATTGGGCCTACCGGTCCACAGGGTCCGATCGGACTCACCGGTGCAACTGGAGCAACAGGACCAGTTGGACCAATTGGGCCTACGGGTTCACAGGGTCCAATCGGACTCACCGGCGCAACTGGAGCGACGGGTCCAGCTGGGCCAATTGGACCGATGGGCATTACCGGGCCAGTCGGCGCAACTGGTGCGACAGGACCTCAGGGTGCGCCCGTTTCGTTCAAGAATGCCTGGATTAGCAGCACGATCTATGCGATCGGCGATGCAGTCTCAGAAAACGGGTCCAGCTATATAGCATTGTTTACCAACCAGGGGATCGATCCGGCGATCGATGTATCGTCCTCTGGTGGGACCTGGGCAGTCCTCGCCTTGAAAGGCGCCACTGGAGCTCCTGGTGCCACCGGTTCCGCTGGACCGACTGGCGCAACCGGACCGACTGGTGCAACTGGTCCTCAAGGACCGCAAGGCCTTATGGGGGCGCAAGGCAATCCGGGCCCCGCTGGTCCCGCAGGCGCAGGCCTCACAGTCAAGGATGCGAATGGAAACGCCCTGGGCACGTTGATGCAGGCGCCTGGCTACGGCGGAAGTTTGACGATTTATAACTCGGGGTATGCCATCACAGTCAATGTGGACGGAACCTTCCCGCCCTCGCAGATTTGGTGGTCGAACGGATCAAGCTGCAGTGGAACTGCTTACTTGAACGACGGCAACAGTGGTGGTGGAGGGCTTCCCACCTTCTATCGCACGGTGGTTTGGTCTACCGCTGACGATTCTCTGCTTGTCACAAACGGTACCGTGACCAAAGACATCATTATGTCCGTGGGTGCGGGGACAACCGACCATAGCATCGAGAATTCGGGGAACGCGCTCGGATCCTCTGAATGTGACATCCATGAGAACTATGGCGGCACCACTTTCTATGCGAACGCATACGGGGGCTGGACTCTTTCGGCATTTGATCCCCAAACCGCGCTCGGTTGGCCTGCGTTCTCGACTTGCACCGTAGTGCTTCAGGCTGGCTATAACGGGCAAACACAGGCGTATGGGTCGGCTTCGACAAAGACCGTCTCCTGCCTTGCCGGACCTTTGCAGCTTCCATAG
- a CDS encoding alpha/beta hydrolase — MKSFEGMRRTIRTGVLSLATVLVLAASHAQQPVAPLQHAFFHVALDKSFASSVKTPVSGRLLIFIGPASSDSKPSDSVDMQMMAITSVYIAAKEVPSLAPGASVDIDADDIVFPEPLSQAASGKYRVQAVLDVHHSYNYDGRSAGDIVSAPASIDIPFADASAPALTLTQILPEPPDPLAQNPEVSSAIRPIDLVSPSLTSFWGREIHMRGWVLLPPGYGEHPNGRYPTVYFTHGFGGTLSALRARYGPILYDRMKQGKMPNMIWVLLDESSPTGTHEFADGVNNGPWGTALTTELIPSLESRYRMDARTSGRFLQGHSSGGWATLWLQTRYPTIFGGTWSTSPDPSDFHFFSTIDLYAPHANFYRTPEGTLHPMLRDHGEPHATMQQLAQVEQVLGDYGGQLASFEWVFSPRGPDGRPAPLFNRITGDIDPTVATYWREHYDIVERLKNNWNTIGPDLKGRIHLFVGTDDTFYLDGAAHSLQSTLDQLGGDAHFTFLPGRTHFNLYLEGTDRYALFDRIAAEMYQVARPDKN, encoded by the coding sequence ATGAAGTCATTCGAAGGCATGAGAAGAACAATCCGAACCGGTGTCCTCTCGTTGGCAACCGTACTTGTTCTTGCCGCTTCACACGCCCAGCAGCCGGTAGCACCCCTGCAACACGCCTTCTTCCATGTAGCCCTTGACAAGTCATTTGCGAGTTCCGTCAAGACGCCGGTATCTGGCCGGTTGCTCATTTTCATCGGGCCAGCCTCATCCGACAGCAAACCATCCGACTCTGTAGATATGCAGATGATGGCGATCACCAGTGTGTACATCGCCGCCAAAGAAGTCCCAAGCCTCGCTCCAGGTGCGTCGGTTGATATCGATGCAGATGACATTGTCTTTCCTGAGCCGTTATCGCAAGCAGCGAGCGGAAAATATCGAGTCCAGGCAGTCCTCGACGTTCATCACAGTTACAACTATGATGGCCGCTCCGCGGGAGATATCGTAAGCGCACCCGCTTCGATCGACATTCCTTTCGCCGACGCTTCCGCGCCAGCTCTCACACTGACACAAATCCTTCCGGAGCCGCCCGATCCGCTTGCTCAGAACCCAGAAGTCAGCTCTGCTATCAGGCCGATCGACCTTGTCAGTCCTTCGCTGACTAGCTTCTGGGGGCGCGAAATTCACATGCGCGGCTGGGTTCTCTTGCCTCCCGGCTACGGTGAGCATCCCAACGGTCGCTATCCCACTGTCTACTTCACCCACGGCTTTGGTGGAACACTCTCTGCTCTACGCGCCCGCTATGGACCAATCCTCTACGACCGCATGAAGCAAGGCAAGATGCCCAACATGATCTGGGTGTTGCTGGATGAAAGCAGTCCAACCGGAACACATGAGTTCGCCGATGGCGTCAACAATGGGCCCTGGGGTACGGCACTCACCACGGAGCTTATCCCCTCTCTCGAATCCCGCTATCGCATGGACGCGCGCACCTCCGGTCGCTTCCTGCAAGGCCATTCTTCCGGAGGCTGGGCCACGCTTTGGCTCCAGACCCGCTACCCCACAATCTTCGGCGGCACCTGGTCTACTTCACCCGATCCGAGCGACTTTCATTTCTTCAGTACCATTGATCTCTACGCGCCTCATGCCAACTTCTATCGCACCCCGGAAGGCACACTGCATCCCATGCTGCGCGATCACGGCGAACCTCACGCCACCATGCAGCAACTAGCGCAAGTCGAGCAAGTTCTCGGCGACTATGGCGGCCAGTTGGCATCCTTCGAGTGGGTCTTTTCTCCGCGCGGCCCAGACGGCCGTCCAGCGCCTCTTTTCAATCGCATCACCGGCGATATCGATCCCACCGTGGCAACGTATTGGCGCGAACATTACGACATCGTGGAGCGCCTTAAGAATAACTGGAATACCATTGGCCCAGATCTCAAAGGCAGGATTCACCTCTTTGTCGGCACCGACGACACCTTCTATCTGGACGGCGCCGCCCATAGCCTTCAGTCCACTCTCGATCAACTCGGTGGAGACGCGCATTTCACCTTCCTCCCAGGTAGAACCCACTTCAATCTCTATCTCGAAGGCACAGACCGCTACGCACTCTTCGATCGAATCGCAGCCGAAATGTACCAAGTAGCCAGACCCGATAAGAATTGA
- a CDS encoding carboxymuconolactone decarboxylase family protein, with translation MGDPEIDRNSQLSSPKPSSSSINLPVVEEDVASDEVAALYDHFRSHFGRPDVPGILKCFATHPLLLKHMMDLSGSLIFSDGHLTRRHKEMIATLVSSQNACAYCADSHSFALRVQGGSAEALCAIQRGDLLSPALTSAEQTLLSFVAKVNTRSHEITVADIEELHQAGWGDLEISEAIHVAALFATFNRVVNAFGLPSQGLLALYENSADPKDESIRSRTIRPTTS, from the coding sequence TTGGGAGATCCGGAAATCGATCGCAATTCACAACTCTCATCGCCGAAGCCATCGTCTTCCTCGATCAACCTGCCGGTAGTTGAGGAAGACGTCGCCAGCGACGAAGTTGCCGCACTCTACGATCACTTCCGGTCTCACTTCGGCAGGCCTGACGTTCCCGGCATCCTCAAGTGCTTCGCCACGCATCCCCTGCTGCTCAAGCACATGATGGATCTCTCCGGAAGCCTGATCTTTTCGGACGGCCATCTTACTCGCCGTCACAAAGAGATGATCGCGACTCTGGTCTCTTCGCAGAATGCTTGCGCCTATTGCGCCGATAGCCACTCTTTTGCTCTTCGCGTGCAGGGCGGCTCAGCTGAGGCACTTTGCGCTATCCAGCGGGGCGACCTGCTTTCGCCGGCTCTCACCTCCGCCGAACAAACGCTGCTTTCCTTCGTCGCCAAAGTCAATACTCGTTCGCACGAGATCACCGTGGCCGATATAGAAGAGCTGCACCAGGCCGGTTGGGGCGACTTGGAGATCTCGGAAGCTATCCATGTAGCTGCGTTATTTGCAACGTTTAATCGCGTTGTAAACGCCTTTGGTCTTCCATCTCAGGGTCTTCTAGCCTTGTATGAAAACTCCGCCGATCCCAAGGATGAGTCCATTCGATCCCGGACTATCCGGCCCACGACATCCTGA
- a CDS encoding TonB-dependent receptor yields the protein MLRGRGLRFVLAGFFIFAVTMLTAQVPDGSVNGLVTDPRDAVLVGAHVTVVSAAQGTTRDTVTNSSGLYVLPDLPAGIYDLKIEAPGFAASEFKAVTIEAGRTTTVDAKLQIASTGATVDVNASTAILDLTQSMIQGQITSRTIESIPLNGRNFLELAYLVPGNRPAPTFDPTKTNTLEVSSAGGFGRGGNITVDGGDNNDEVVGGTLANFPEDSVQEFQIATGRFTAEVGRSGNSIVNIVTKSGTNSFHGSAFLFERNRNLQALPATFNRSLPTPPFDREQTGGSIGGPIQRDRSWVFGSFEFRDQNASLQTGTRDFATQQVVNSAAPAPLRDALLSTRLDQQISEHNSLMIRYSFNRSTDTSGASPGSSAPAFSAAERQNSLNRFNSAVANFNSVLSPTKVNDLSFHFDNFYNDIPPYPDDKPATDPASLDLTNELIFPDLADGENFNLPQATHLNRYQVRDGLTWSLGKHTLHLGGEFQHYKANGEINVFGTGTVILTSDFGFADLNGDGVINDLDIPLAVALHSTAPVVPVPIPKVYDDYVAGYVQDDWRIHPRLTLNLGLRWEYDSNLTGNSSEHDPCPSLTVTPTKPCVWMANIIDLKKTPDKKDFAPRVGFVYDPLGKGKTLLRGGYGIYYDRIILEAGAEELVQNDRALTVTQYAGSSCSNPFIPAPPSLGLCFAPGSSFVPGTPTLASAFSGPHQTGGIGILAMGPDAHHPLFQQFSLGLQQQVGSNWLISADGLHVFASRQIIGHLLRDTTSNSPYIACPGDNQPCVITDPLSGISDNITLLQSQAKSWYDGLIASIEHHPTKLGPISYQYNVSYTLSKTFDYSDDDQLTASADEQVDLVEGINDLRLEKGYAVTDERHRLTLYGEAQLPWRFSLAPIYTFGSGVPADTFLPGTANSAGASGSRLPLLPRNAIGREVSNSNQLNAIINRWNSLPACPAAFPCLAGGQLQTVPAGINFFSPFSSLDLRLRKEISLGERARLSLMGEGFNMFNETNIRGSSAANFSGRNITISPYVPAQPGPPSAPAQAVQTNFYSAVSTAGGFFGSGGPRAFQFAARVDF from the coding sequence ATGTTGCGAGGTCGCGGTTTGCGTTTTGTTCTGGCCGGATTCTTCATTTTTGCAGTCACTATGCTTACCGCACAGGTTCCGGACGGCAGCGTGAATGGTCTTGTCACGGACCCCAGGGACGCCGTTCTGGTCGGTGCACACGTGACAGTAGTAAGCGCGGCCCAGGGCACGACCCGCGACACTGTCACCAACTCCAGCGGTCTTTATGTTTTGCCCGACTTGCCTGCGGGAATCTATGACCTCAAGATCGAGGCCCCGGGCTTCGCGGCGAGCGAGTTCAAGGCTGTGACGATCGAAGCGGGTCGTACCACGACGGTCGATGCAAAACTGCAGATCGCCAGCACAGGCGCCACAGTGGATGTCAACGCATCGACAGCAATTCTCGATCTCACACAATCGATGATTCAAGGCCAGATTACCTCCAGGACCATTGAAAGCATTCCTCTGAACGGCAGAAATTTTCTCGAACTCGCTTATTTGGTGCCAGGCAACCGGCCGGCGCCCACGTTTGATCCCACCAAGACCAATACCCTTGAAGTAAGTTCAGCTGGCGGCTTTGGCCGCGGCGGCAACATCACCGTCGACGGAGGCGATAACAACGACGAAGTCGTCGGTGGAACCCTCGCCAACTTTCCTGAAGACTCCGTGCAGGAATTTCAGATCGCCACCGGCCGATTCACCGCGGAGGTAGGCAGATCCGGAAACAGCATCGTGAACATCGTCACCAAAAGCGGCACAAATAGCTTCCATGGCTCGGCGTTTCTCTTTGAGCGCAATCGCAATCTACAGGCCCTCCCCGCAACCTTTAATCGGAGCTTACCCACACCGCCATTTGATCGCGAGCAAACCGGTGGATCGATTGGCGGACCAATCCAACGAGATCGTTCCTGGGTCTTCGGATCTTTTGAGTTCCGCGACCAGAATGCGTCGTTGCAAACCGGCACTCGCGACTTCGCAACGCAGCAAGTCGTCAATAGCGCGGCCCCGGCGCCGCTGCGCGACGCACTCTTGTCTACCCGCTTAGATCAGCAAATCAGCGAACACAACAGCCTGATGATCCGCTACTCATTCAATCGCTCCACCGATACTTCCGGAGCATCGCCAGGGTCCAGCGCGCCGGCGTTCTCGGCTGCGGAGCGACAGAACTCCCTCAACCGATTCAACTCTGCCGTCGCTAACTTCAACTCAGTTCTTTCCCCTACGAAGGTCAACGATCTTTCGTTTCATTTCGACAATTTCTATAACGACATTCCGCCATATCCGGACGACAAGCCCGCGACAGATCCAGCGTCGCTCGATCTCACCAACGAACTCATCTTTCCAGACCTGGCCGATGGGGAAAACTTCAATCTACCTCAGGCCACGCATTTGAATCGTTATCAGGTTCGCGATGGACTCACCTGGTCTCTGGGTAAGCACACGCTGCACCTCGGGGGCGAGTTTCAACACTATAAGGCGAACGGTGAGATCAACGTATTCGGCACCGGTACCGTGATTCTCACCTCGGACTTCGGCTTCGCCGATCTCAACGGCGATGGGGTTATCAACGACCTCGACATCCCGCTCGCGGTCGCTCTCCATAGCACTGCGCCCGTCGTTCCTGTACCCATCCCAAAGGTCTATGACGACTACGTTGCGGGCTATGTTCAAGATGATTGGCGCATCCATCCAAGGCTCACATTAAATCTTGGTTTGCGCTGGGAATATGACTCTAACCTCACCGGAAACTCCAGCGAGCATGATCCCTGCCCCAGCCTCACCGTCACGCCCACCAAGCCTTGCGTCTGGATGGCAAATATCATCGATCTCAAGAAGACTCCTGATAAGAAAGACTTCGCTCCACGTGTTGGCTTTGTTTATGATCCGCTGGGGAAGGGCAAGACTCTGCTTCGAGGGGGATACGGCATCTACTACGATCGGATCATTCTTGAGGCAGGGGCCGAAGAGTTGGTACAGAACGACCGCGCTCTTACCGTGACGCAATATGCCGGATCAAGCTGCTCGAATCCTTTTATACCGGCACCGCCCAGTCTCGGCTTGTGTTTCGCACCGGGATCGAGCTTTGTGCCGGGTACTCCAACACTCGCGAGCGCGTTTAGCGGCCCACACCAGACAGGCGGCATCGGCATTTTGGCGATGGGGCCGGACGCGCATCATCCGCTCTTTCAGCAATTCTCACTTGGCCTGCAGCAACAAGTCGGCAGCAACTGGCTCATCTCCGCTGACGGTCTACATGTTTTCGCATCGCGCCAAATCATCGGCCATCTCCTGCGCGACACCACATCGAATTCGCCTTACATTGCATGCCCCGGCGATAACCAGCCTTGCGTGATCACAGACCCGCTCAGCGGAATCTCAGATAACATCACGCTGCTGCAATCCCAGGCCAAGTCCTGGTACGACGGCCTGATTGCTAGCATTGAGCATCACCCTACAAAGCTCGGCCCCATCAGTTATCAGTACAACGTCAGCTACACGCTCTCCAAGACCTTTGATTATTCCGATGACGACCAACTCACAGCGTCGGCAGACGAGCAAGTTGACCTGGTCGAAGGCATCAACGATCTTCGCCTCGAAAAGGGATACGCCGTGACCGACGAGCGCCATCGCCTAACCTTGTACGGAGAAGCCCAATTACCCTGGCGCTTCTCACTGGCGCCGATCTATACTTTCGGCTCAGGTGTACCGGCTGATACCTTCCTTCCTGGAACAGCGAACAGCGCGGGCGCCAGCGGCTCTCGCTTACCGCTGCTGCCTCGCAACGCGATCGGAAGGGAAGTCAGCAACAGCAATCAGTTGAACGCCATCATCAATCGATGGAATTCGCTGCCTGCTTGTCCGGCTGCCTTCCCCTGCCTGGCAGGCGGACAGTTGCAAACGGTTCCTGCAGGTATCAATTTTTTCAGCCCCTTCAGTTCTCTCGATTTGCGATTGAGAAAGGAAATCAGCCTCGGCGAACGTGCCAGGCTCAGCCTGATGGGCGAGGGCTTTAACATGTTCAACGAAACCAATATCCGAGGATCGAGCGCTGCTAACTTCTCTGGCCGCAATATCACCATCAGCCCTTATGTTCCGGCACAACCGGGTCCCCCGTCGGCGCCCGCACAGGCTGTGCAAACGAACTTTTATTCTGCGGTAAGCACGGCCGGTGGTTTTTTCGGCTCAGGCGGCCCACGCGCGTTTCAGTTCGCCGCACGCGTGGATTTTTAA